In Mastacembelus armatus chromosome 22, fMasArm1.2, whole genome shotgun sequence, a genomic segment contains:
- the kbtbd11 gene encoding kelch repeat and BTB domain-containing protein 11, producing the protein MNEGHRQGSGAFTVEADVILHTVNPDLVTSADGNLCPNYIQGLLQEDQDFSPPPVFEKEYLLDGRLMENNHIDHQKGKGSLISTTDKFHLSNDKRALDLPPHAPQSTVSNHIAGMQQNCARSEIHNGARAKVSYSADSSVCLSSQVKQETDRSVLESNLERRAILHDAENTQPKKEPDLVIEVGGQTITAHKSVLAEKSDYFKARLSRDILKVKGMSYKTLSTLIDYIYTSQMNVSKDNVVDVITGAKILQVPCAVQAAMDSMSEQITAENCYEILTIAKKQRLSELKETAYGFMSDNFLQILKDPTVYGRLTGSERDLILKKRMEGKMTLMVAEINDAFDRVGSRPPSRCGSRPQSPLSVGSLEEGHMIYCFKESANEWRPLTAMPEDINTKGCGICTMYNYLFVAGGIKGCGDKGKASDKVFYYNPITNRWAEVRPLNQARAQLKLVSMDGYLYAIGGECLFTVEKYDPRMDRWTTVAPLPKGAFAVAHEATTCSGELYVSGGSLFYRLLKYDPKRDEWQECPYNNSRKKSTDMVAFKSFIYRFDVNREQGITVFKYNTIVKMWHDCASQRLGSHLPFRCAVIGNCIYCVNKTQTLEFVVEEENAYFVEETLRAPLDAKGVLFPFVLPLPEKPEKVT; encoded by the coding sequence ATGAATGAGGGCCACAGGCAGGGATCAGGGGCATTCACTGTGGAGGCTGATGTTATCCTCCACACTGTGAACCCTGACCTCGTCACATCTGCCGATGGGAATTTATGCCCAAATTACATCCAGGGATTACTGCAGGAAGACCAGGATTTCAGCCCTCCTCCGGTGTTTGAGAAGGAATACCTGCTGGATGGAAGACTGATGGAAAATAATCATATCGATCATCAAAAAGGTAAAGGGTCACTCATCTCAACAACTGATAAGTTTCACCTGTCAAATGATAAGAGAGCTCTGGATCTCCCTCCTCACGCTCCACAGTCCACTGTGTCTAATCACATTGCTGGAATGCAACAAAATTGTGCAAGGAGTGAAATCCACAATGGCGCTAGAGCAAAAGTGTCTTACAGTGCAGATTCCTCCGTATGTTTGTCTAGCCAAGTCAAACAGGAAACTGATCGGTCAGTCCTCGAGTCGAATCTGGAGCGCAGGGCCATCCTCCATGACGCCGAAAATACACAGCCAAAAAAAGAACCAGATTTAGTCATTGAAGTTGGCGGGCAGACGATCACCGCTCACAAGTCTGTCCTGGCAGAGAAGAGTGACTACTTCAAAGCACGGCTGTCTCGAGACATCCTGAAAGTGAAGGGCATGAGTTATAAGACTCTGTCTACACTGATAGACTATATTTACACTTCTCAGATGAATGTTAGCAAAGACAATGTTGTAGACGTCATCACCGGGGCTAAAATCCTTCAGGTCCCCTGTGCCGTCCAGGCAGCCATGGACTCCATGTCTGAGCAAATCACAGCAGAAAACTGCTATGAGATTCTGACCATCGCAAAAAAGCAGCGCCTGAGTGAATTGAAGGAAACAGCCTACGGATTCATGAGTGACAACTTCCTCCAGATCCTCAAAGACCCCACAGTGTACGGGCGTCTGACTGGATCTGAGCGGGATCTGATCCTGAAGAAGAGAATGGAGGGGAAGATGACACTGATGGTTGCAGAGATAAATGATGCGTTTGATCGTGTTGGTAGCCGACCACCCAGTCGATGCGGCAGTCGCCCACAGAGCCCCTTGTCAGTCGGGTCTCTGGAGGAGGGTCATATGATTTACTGCTTTAAGGAATCAGCAAATGAGTGGAGACCTCTGACTGCCATGCCTGAAGACATAAACACCAAAGGCTGCGGAATCTGCACCATGTATAACTATCTGTTTGTGGCAGGAGGAATCAAGGGCTGTGGGGACAAGGGCAAGGCTTCAGACAAAGTCTTCTATTATAACCCCATAACCAACCGCTGGGCTGAGGTCAGACCTCTGAACCAGGCCCGTGCCCAGCTAAAGCTTGTGTCTATGGATGGCTACTTGTACGCCATCGGAGGGgaatgtttgtttacagtggaaaAATATGACCCTCGTATGGACCGCTGGACCACGGTGGCCCCATTACCCAAGGGAGCCTTCGCAGTGGCCCATGAAGCCACCACCTGCAGCGGAGAACTGTATGTTTCTGGGGGATCTCTCTTCTACCGTCTTCTTAAGTACGACCCTAAGAGGGACGAGTGGCAGGAGTGTCCCTACAACAACAGCAGGAAGAAGTCCACTGACATGGTGGCTTTCAAAAGCTTCATCTACCGCTTCGATGTCAACCGTGAGCAAGGCATCACCGTGTTCAAATACAACACCATAGTGAAAATGTGGCACGATTGTGCATCACAGAGGCTCGGAAGTCATTTACCCTTCAGGTGTGCCGTCATCGGGAACTGCATCTACTGCGTGAACAAAACCCAGACTCTTGAGTTTGTAGTGGAGGAGGAGAACGCCTACTTTGTGGAAGAGACGCTCAGGGCTCCTCTGGATGCAAAAGGCgttctttttccttttgttctcCCTTTGCCTGAAAAGCCTGAAAAAGTTACATAG